The Phycodurus eques isolate BA_2022a chromosome 17, UOR_Pequ_1.1, whole genome shotgun sequence nucleotide sequence CGGTGAAGGCAGTCAAGAAgctcacaaacacaaaaaggcaATCAATACATTTCAGATGGAAATGTTTAGCACCTCTGATCTAAGGCCAAAACAGTTCATTTGACACAAAACTAAAGAATACCTCACATTAACTGCCCAACTGAAATGACAACCTTTTGTAATGATTGTCATTGCAAGAACCTTGTTGGTTTGGAATGACATAAAAACAGAGTCAGCGTTTAGAATTAACCACGCTTTTTACTTCTTTACCGAGGGAAGTACACTATGGACTTTAAAAGATGCCCAGTGTTAATAAAACAAGAATTAAGACCAGTTTAGTCTTTTTAGTAAAGCTTTTAGCTGGGATATCGTTCagcaaattgttttaaatgcatcatgctttataatgtttagttttattgCGTCAACACTGTGATTTTCAAAGATATGTAATAGTTGgacacataataataatggacACACTACCTGTTTCTCATTCCCTGTGCTTCCAAATGTCTGTCTGATGCCCGTCTGCAGGATGTTGGATAGTCCCTCCATACTGAAACGCTGTAGTTCAAAACCAAGGCACACAAATTACAGATTTGAATACCACTCAAATCTCTACAAAATATTGGAGTGATTTAGTTTCTCGAAGAATCTGAGGGAGATTCAACCATACAGTCAGATGCATAAGAAATCACCTTCAGAtatacagcattttttttttttttttttgtgcaatactAAGCcatcaatattttaaataattcaataatgGTATCATATGCAACACGCAGTCAATATAGCTCAGCCAATCTAGTCATGTTTTGCTTTGCACAGCAGGAAAATCCATTAGGTTGTTTTCCTCTTACTGGACAAGCGTAGACTGGACTGGCTCGTTAAGTGTCTCCAGAAATGTCTCCTACAAATGAGGATCATTCCAGAACGTTCCTGTCGAGGCTAATGGACCTGAGAGCCATTATGAGCCAGGAAGGGGAATTCACAGGCAGTCTGGTTTGACCTTTCTCGAATATAAGTATATACTGTGGCAATATTCAGGTTCACATCACCACACTTGCAACTGAAGGAAATATGTATTATCGCAAAATTAAGACAAATGACAGTAATAAGTAGGCAACGGTTTTAAAAGGACTGAAGTTGTGGCATACATATGCATACACTGATGTGTACCACGTTCAAGCTGGCCCCTCCATTTTACCTTGACAGGCATGCTTCCTGTCTTCTCCACATGACCGGTGGTGCCAGTAGTCCCTGTGGTCACAGACACCACGCCCATTCCTCCCTGCAGGCTCAAAGCCTTGTCCCGGCGTCGGCGTTTGCTACTGTCTCGAAGCTCCTTCTGCCTGTTCTGCACCTCTATCAGGGCACTGATGAACGTGTTCTTGACCTCTTTTTCAAACTCCAGCTCTTCACGCCGTGCCAGCTGACTGACCAGCTCCTCTGAGTACTCCCGGATTGCAGCCTCCACGTGGTGCAGTAGTTCAGCCAGGGCGGAACTGGGCATCAGACTCAGGCCTGCagtattgaacaggtgatgtgaGAGGAAAGGAGGATTTTTCGTCACGACAGAAACAGGCTCGAACAGCGTTTCTCAAACTGTGGTACGTTGTCTCTctgtgcataatgttgcagtggcttgagcttttttttttttttttttttttttaatccagtacaatACATTCATTAAGTAGAGTCCAGTTGTATTCAAGTTAAATCAATttacatttaatcatttagaaCTGTtggttttcaaaaaaaaatgtgcaatacaTGTAATAGAATTATTATGCAAGTCCTGTCAATTCAAAACTGGGCATAAGGTTACAGTGGATTTCAATAATATCAATTAATAATGAATAACTTTTTAGGAGCACAGCCTCGGCTTCGTTTTTAATGAACAACTGGGCCAAGTGTGTGGTACTTGGTCAAAAATGTTTAGTAAGTAACAAAACCGacacaagaaacaaaacagcTTGTGGAAAAGGGGgtggatatttgtttttctcttacTTAAGTGATATTATGGCTGGAACTACAGTACCTTCATAAGAACAGTTGTTGTTGGAGGCCTGGGACAATTCTCGGATCTCCTCCAGCAGCGAAGGGTGAGTCCTGGAGGAGCAATGGCTgctctcctcctcgtcctcttcctcGGTTTCACCAGGGTCCGGGGAGTTCTCCATCATCTCTGCTATCTCCTCAAtgaccttggagaaaaacagatGGAAGGGAAAGGCTGGATGAAAAGAGAGGCGACAAAGGAGCCATTTATCTGTGGTGCAAAGCTACTCAAGGGCCAACAAATCAACACGGAAGTGAGGTCACGAATCATACAGACGTTCGTCGAGACTGTGATGGGTGAACATTTCATTAGATTGAGGCAAGTGTGGCCCGCCTGATTaggattttatattttataattcaAGCCTAAACAAAGGCCAAACATTTTTTCTAGTAACGCTCTTAGCCAGGATATTGTTCAGCTAATGTATTTACCAATTTATAATGTGACCTCTTATCATTTCCTTCACTTTTATCTCTATTTGTGACAGTCCTTTTTTCTTATTTGTGACCTTATAGCTTGTCTTGCTGACTTAGTAGACAGACACTTTATTCATCCACAAGGGAAATTCATGTTGGGGTATTATGCTGTTTTACTGTTCATTCAAGTAGACTTTTGCAGTAACAGTacattatataaatatacagtgcaTCCCCGCTATTTGCGGAGGATAGGAACCGGGCCGAATAATTCCCATCATAATAATTTTTACACCCCCAAATATCTTGTAAATGCGGGGATATACAACCAATAAGCATTTTCGGTGTTGGTGTCGGGGGATAGGGGGCCTGCTGTTGAAGTTTTCGGTCAGAAAATATTTAGTCAGCAGGGGCGGGTTGGAGATGTGGAAAAGTATTCCTCATTTGGATGCCGGGGGTTACAAGACTATGACCATGACGCCTGCTCACAATGATCTGAGCATCCGGCAGTTTCCCAAGACGCAAGGGACTCCGTTTTGAAGACATGGAAaacatcaagatggccgtgacgATAGCGCTGTGGAGGATCATGGGAGAATCCTTTTGGAGGTGCACAAAAGCATTGCTgggaaatatatcttttgtgaaacCAGTCCTGCAACGTTTTTGACACACctcgtaaacaaacaaccactcacactcaaattcaaTTTAGGGTCTTCCATTAACTGAACCAGCATGcttctggaatgtgggaaggaccaggagtacctggagaaaaatcACGCACGCATGACAAAGTGCAAACGGAAAGGACAGAGAagtggcagacgtgctaaccgccAGCTCACCGAGCGTTccttaattcattatttttttatacgtgtattattttatcttattCAAGGAGTGTCTGTATTGTGAACACATTCAATATTGTTCTATATTTAAGCCGGGAAAAGTAATGCTCCATTGGGGTATGATGAATAAATCCAAATTGTACACTGGTTTACCTTCCTGTTTAAATAGAGACACTTTTTGAAGAAgttaaaagtcatattttacatCATCCTCCAGCTGGCATCCAAAACGTTGGCtttgcatttgtgaggttattGTGTGGAtcattaaccttttttttcaagtggtgggactcactagggtcgcaggcatgctggagcctatcccagctatcatcgggcaggaggcaggatacaccctgtactggttgccagccaatcgcaggacacatacaaacaaacaaccattcacactcatattcgcacctacgggcaatttagagtctccaattaacgcatgtttttgggatgtggggggaaaccggagagcccggagaaaacccacgcaggcacggggagaacatgcaaactccacacaggcggggccggggattgaaccccagtcctcagagctgtgaggctgacgctctaaccagtcggccaccgtgccgtttGGGGGactaatattattaaaatgtgattCATCTGTTCCCACCACATTTTTCACCTTGATGAATTGAAAACAGCAAAAGTATACACACCTGATCTGCTGTGATGAGAGGCTCTTCGTTGAGACAGTTGGCATTGTCattcttttcattcatttcctcctcctctttttcatGGATCTGCACAATAAGAGAGAAAACAGAAGAGAATGCTGTAGAAAGAGTGAAACTGGAATTGGTTTGACATTGGAATTAACTTGCTTTCCTATGGTGTGACTttggcctggtacacacaatgcttttttaaaaatgtattatttaaaaatatatatttctgtcTGTTACAGaccgagtcactgatggtgtagtggtacatttgcctgactttgatgaaggcagcgtgggttcagttcccactcagtgacggcgtgAATGTGCAtctgaatggctgtttgtctctgtatgtgccctgtgactgactggcgactagttcagggtgaagtctgcctttcgcctgaagtaagctaggataggctccagcgaccctgaATAGGATGAGCGGTGTAgagaatggctggatggatggatggatgttacagaccccacacatgctgtttaaaaaacaacaacaacaggctTTTCACAGTTTTAATCgtactgtgtgtggtgttctccgataatctcaacacagcacaCTACACACATAACGATTCTATTTAACCAGTGATCTAGAATCTAGTCCTCCAAGACGGGAATCTCGTGTGATCACACATCatctaataaaaacaaagaagaactatAGCAACAACTGGGAAACACAAGACTCAACATGCAAGAGGACACATGAGAGGAGGGAATGCTGGTTGTCTTGGGACAATTTGTTACGAACAAATccaaaacttaaaaataaataaaagaccaATGGAAAAAATACTGGATACAGCGTGAAAGCGGAACTTGATAGTCTACTGAGCGAGCTAGAATTGAGTTCTCAAATTCAGCTCATGGCTGGTGTAACACAGgtaggacatgtttgttttcatataataataataataatgcataccaCTTATATATTGCTTTTCAAGGAACTCAAATATGTTTTACAATTGCaggcattattcattcactccaaaGCCCAAACCTGGAAacatgcagagggttgcgtgaggaagggcatccagcttaaaaccttgccaaacaaataagaGCGTTCCTCTACTGGCACCGTTAACAAGGCAGTGGTTGAAATTCAGCTATtctgggtcgaagacgaaggagaggtgcaaagcgggttcttaggcagacagaaaagaggaaagcacaggtCCTCGAACTGAATATGtcgactttgaatgttgggactatgacaagaaaatctcgggagttgtttgacatgatgatgaagagaaaggttgacatattgtgtgtccagcagaccaagtggaaaggcagtaggctaaaagtttaggggcagggttgaaattattttaccttggtgtagatgggaagagaaattgagtaggGGTTGATGATataatggaccgtagatgatgaaatccctaaattccttgcaattgtacgttgaggaacactgtccttgaactgtttgactattttctaactcactttttcacaaagaggtgaacctcgccccatctttgcttgtgaatgactgagcaattcagggaagctccttttatacccaatcatggcacccacctgtttcccAATTAGCATGTTCACCTGtggggatgttccaaacaggtgtttgatgagcattcctcaactttctcagtcttttttgccacctgtcccagctttttgggaacgcgttgcagccatgaaattctaggttaatgattatttgctaaaaacaatcaagttgatcagtttgaacattaaatatcttgtctttgtagtgtattcaattaaatataggttgaacatgatttgcaaatcattgtattctgtttttatttatgtttaacacaacgtcccaacgtcattggaaatggggttgtataatgtgattagtggctatgtcccacatgtaggatgtgacctagaggtccatccatccattttctaccgcttatccgggtcgggtcgcgggggcagtagctttagcagggacgcccagacttccctctccccagccacttcatccagctcttccggggggatcccgaggcgttcccaggccagccgaaggacgtagtctctccagcgtgtcctgggtcgtccccggggtctcctcccggtgggacgtgcccggaacacctcaccagggaggcgtccgggaggcatccgaatcagatgccccagccacctcatctggctcctctcaatgcggaggagcagcggctctactctgagatcctcccggatgaccgagcttctcagcctatctctaagggagagcccggacaccctgcggaggaaactcatttcggccgcttgtatccgggatctcgttctttcggtcacgacccgcagctcatgaccataggtgagggtaggaacgaagatcgaccggtaaattgagagcttcgcctttcggcttagctccttctttaccacaacggaccgatacaaagtccgcatcactgcagacgctgcaccgatccgcctgtcgatctcccgttccattcttccctcactcgtgaacaagaccccaagatacttgaactcctccacttggggcaggatctcatccccgacctggagagggcatgccacccttttccgactgaggaccatggtctcagatttggaggtgctgattctcatcccagccgcttcacactcggctgcaaactgctccagtgagagatggagctcacggcttgatgaagcttacagaaccacatcatcagcaaaaaacagagatgcaatactgaggccaccaaaccggaccccctctacgccttggctgtccataaaagttatgaacagaatcggcgacaaagggcagccttggcggagtccaatcctCACGGGAACaagtccgatttactgccggatatggggaccaaactctgactccggtcgtacagggaccgaacagcccgtatcagggggttcggtaccccatactcctgaagcaccctccacaggattccccgagggacacggtcgaacgccttctccaagtccacaaaacacatgtagactggttgggtaaactcccatgcaccctcgaggaccctgccgagggtgtagagctggtccactgttccacggccaggacaaaaaccacactgctcctcctgaatctgagattcgacttcccgatggaccctcctctccagcacccctgaagtccaaggactctaaaaagggtgggtactctgaactgctgtttggtgcagacgagtctgactatatctagtcggaacatctcgacctcacacaccagctcgggctccttccctaccagagaggtcacattccacgtccctagagccagcttatgtagccggggatcggatcgccttcggccaccgcccagctcacactgcacccgacccctatggcccctcccacaggtggtgagcccatgggaagtgggacccacgttaccctttcgcgctgtgcccggccaggccccatggttGCAGGCCTgaccaccaggcgctcgccttcgagccccaccaccaggcctggctccagtggggggccccggtgacccgcgtccgggcaagggaaaacaaagtccattgtttgtcgtcatcattaggggtctttgagccatgctttgtctggtccctcacctaggacctgtttgtcattggtgaccctgccaggggcataaaggcccagacaacttagctcctaggatcactgggacacacaaaccccttcaccacgacaaggtgacggctcaaggagggggtgacctagaggtgaaaaagaaattctggaaggagagagaggaagtggttctgagcatcccagacagagagagagtcatgattggtgcagattgtaatggacatgttggtgaaggaaacaggggggACGAAGAAgtgcatccaggaaaggaacttggaaggAGGAATGggggtagactttgcaaaaagaatggaaatggatGTAGCGAACACTTTCTTCCTGAAGATGcaagaacatagggtgacctacacgAGCAGAGGTAGATGCAGAATTCTAagaggtgagaagatgcctgaggaatagaggaagagtgtgctggtgcccatttttaagaaagcTGGTAATGTGCCGAGCTGTGGGAACAGCAGAGGAATACATTTGATGAGCCATACAATGAAGTTATAGGAAAGAGTAATTGAGGCCAGACTCAGgagagaagtgagtatttgtgagcaacagtatggtttcatgcctagaaagagtaccacagaagTATTATTTGTcatgagggtgttgatggataagtacagagaaggtcaaaagAAGCTACATTGTGAGatagcctatgacagagtacccagagaggaactgtggtactgcatgcggaggtctggagtggcagagatgtTAGattagtacaggacatgtatgagggcagcaagctgcacAGCGTTGAGGTGTGATAGAGGAATTAagggtggacgtgggactgcatcagggatcagcccttgagccccttcctgtttgcagtggtgatgaataGGCTGACAGAAGAAGTTAGACTGGAAATCTCGTGGACCGTGatctttgcagatgacattgtgatctgcagtgaaagcagggagcaggtggaggaacagttacaaTGGTGAAGGCaagcactggaaaggagaggaatgtgGTTGGAATAGGTGGAGGAAGGTTTCAAGTGTGTTGTGTGAAAGAAGAGTTGCtcctaggatgaagggcaaagtttataagacagtggcgAAACCAGCAATGACAccctctctctttagcaacctacttcttccttaactattaatctgTATTTTTATGCTTGAaggaatattttgtttttctttttttaaatcttgtgctgttcggctgttaggtcaagcagataggaggatctgtatgccttttatgccagaatagttttactgtgccacagtggagtttttaggcTGTCAGTcagacagaacaaagttttaaaggggagtgacagtgaaaagataaataaataaatatagacaGAGAAGACAGTAAAAGTACAGGACATTAGGTGTCATAAatatgaggaaagtaaatcatgacATGGCTtgtattagattagattagattagattagattagattagattagagtGCTGTATGGGGCAATAGTGCCACAtcctgtgaaggaaggacaggacaatataggacaggattGGACAGAAAAGgaacaggaggggaagcatccaggacagaggtagtgggcctggctgtacaactgaagtgtggtgggagtggcaatgaaaattctaaacatctttaGAAATAAAGTGCAAGCTACCCAGGAAGTTTGCATAGTTATGAGTAGTAGTAGTTATTATGTAGTAGTTATTATGAGTAGTTATGAATTCATCGCAATGGCCTCATACCAAGCAAATAAGTCCCAGAGGTGATtatctgcggacacatgcaagtgaattgaaatagtctcgcatgcacaataaccttcagAAGTGACCTGTAATTGCTGCGCCTGCACCAGgcgctgaggaccccaccccatCCAGCCAAGAAGCGGGGTTGGAATAATAAGTTTCACTTAAGTTATTTTAATTTAGGACTCTATCACCATAGACTACGCAACGTGCGCATCTTGATATTCGTGCTAGCGCAAGGGTCGCCGCCGGTGTTTGTCCATTTGGCAGACCTGTCAGTGCCAAGCTGGAGGGTCTCGACACAGCGAGGGTATGTTCTTTGGCTTCCGCTCAAAGTATGAGACATTTTGCTGACGGAGGAATCTATTTTCAGgaatgcattttcattttcgtgcaagcgcaagacTCGCTGCGCATTGGCAGACCCCTCTGTGCCAAGCTGGTTGGTGTCAGTGCATCACTGCGGTCAAAGCAGCCTCCAGTGGGATAAATGAAGTCAAGTGAGCCGTCCCAATGTTTGTTCATGCTAGGCATTATGGCAACACGCCACCGAGCTGCGTAGGCtgacttcaaaacaaaagcttGACAAATATATGGACATCAATACCTTGGATTTAAAATAATGACTAAAATACTCTCTCCATTATGTCGCTACCAATCCACCACTGGAAGAAAGAAAACTGTCCCGGGATTGCATCCAGGAAGGGTCTGAAGTGGGATTATACAATTAGGTTAATTTTAAACCTCCATATGTCTGCCATTAcgcctgatttaaaaaatatatatgttaagcaaagcaaagcaaatgtatttatatagcgcatttcatacacaaggtgctTTACataattcttcttttcctttcggcttgtcccgttaggggtcgccacagcgcgtcatccttttccatgtaagcctatctcctgcatcctcctctcgaacaccaactgccatcatgtcttccctcacgacatccatcaactttctctttggtcttcctcgagctctcttgcctggcagctccatcctcatcatccttcttccaatatactcactatttctcctctggacgtgtccaaaccattgaagtctgcgctctctaactttgtctccaaaacatcgaaccttggctgtccctctgatgagctcatttctaattttatccaacctggtcactccaagagcgaacctcaacatcttcatttccgccacctccagctctgcttcctgttgtctcttcagtgccactgtctctaatccgtacatcatggctggcctcactactgttttataaactttgcccttcatcctagcagagactcttctgtcacataacacacctgacaccttcctccacccgttccaacctgctttgacccgtttcttcacttcctgaccacactcaccattgctctggacggttgaccccaagtatttaaagtcctccacccttgctatcgcttctccctgtagcctcattcttcccccaccagccctctcattcatgcacatatattctgttttacttcggctaatcttcattcctcttctttccagtgcatgcctccatctctctaactgttcc carries:
- the fez1 gene encoding fasciculation and elongation protein zeta-1 isoform X1, whose amino-acid sequence is MEAPLVCLDEEFEDLRPCRTDEFDHPALNHSSYTSTTVPLASITREDFSELENFSEMMSFKSMEDLVNEFDEKLNVCFHNYNTKTEGLAPIRNQSQNQEDEEQLQDEDVWDALTDNYRASWDGPDSEGFNGNLSDKEIHEKEEEEMNEKNDNANCLNEEPLITADQVIEEIAEMMENSPDPGETEEEDEEESSHCSSRTHPSLLEEIRELSQASNNNCSYEGLSLMPSSALAELLHHVEAAIREYSEELVSQLARREELEFEKEVKNTFISALIEVQNRQKELRDSSKRRRRDKALSLQGGMGVVSVTTGTTGTTGHVEKTGSMPVKRFSMEGLSNILQTGIRQTFGSTGNEKQYLNTVIPYEKKGSPPSVDDLQMLTKILFAMKEDSEKVPTLLTDYILKGNRSTWRKPTQARGEHANSTQAGLGFEARSSEL
- the fez1 gene encoding fasciculation and elongation protein zeta-1 isoform X8, which translates into the protein MFYVTVSAQEQNVWDALTDNYRASWDGPDSEGFNGNLSDKEIHEKEEEEMNEKNDNANCLNEEPLITADQVIEEIAEMMENSPDPGETEEEDEEESSHCSSRTHPSLLEEIRELSQASNNNCSYEGLSLMPSSALAELLHHVEAAIREYSEELVSQLARREELEFEKEVKNTFISALIEVQNRQKELRDSSKRRRRDKALSLQGGMGVVSVTTGTTGTTGHVEKTGSMPVKRFSMEGLSNILQTGIRQTFGSTGNEKQYLNTVIPYEKKGSPPSVDDLQMLTKILFAMKEDSEKVPTLLTDYILKGNRSTWRKPTQARGEHANSTQAGLGFEARSSEL
- the fez1 gene encoding fasciculation and elongation protein zeta-1 isoform X7: MSLLLKLTLTLGCRNHWQCFIVWDALTDNYRASWDGPDSEGFNGNLSDKEIHEKEEEEMNEKNDNANCLNEEPLITADQVIEEIAEMMENSPDPGETEEEDEEESSHCSSRTHPSLLEEIRELSQASNNNCSYEGLSLMPSSALAELLHHVEAAIREYSEELVSQLARREELEFEKEVKNTFISALIEVQNRQKELRDSSKRRRRDKALSLQGGMGVVSVTTGTTGTTGHVEKTGSMPVKRFSMEGLSNILQTGIRQTFGSTGNEKQYLNTVIPYEKKGSPPSVDDLQMLTKILFAMKEDSEKVPTLLTDYILKGNRSTWRKPTQARGEHANSTQAGLGFEARSSEL
- the fez1 gene encoding fasciculation and elongation protein zeta-1 isoform X2, with product MEAPLVCLDEEFEDLRPCRTDEFDHPALNHSSYTSTTVPLASITREDFSELENFSEMMSFKSMEDLVNEFDEKLNVCFHNYNTKTEGLAPIRNQSQNQEDEEQLQDEDVWDALTDNYRASWDGPDSEGFNGNLSDKEIHEKEEEEMNEKNDNANCLNEEPLITADQVIEEIAEMMENSPDPGETEEEDEEESSHCSSRTHPSLLEEIRELSQASNNNCSYEGLSLMPSSALAELLHHVEAAIREYSEELVSQLARREELEFEKEVKNTFISALIEVQNRQKELRDSSKRRRRDKALSLQGGMGVVSVTTGTTGTTGHVEKTGSMPVKRFSMEGLSNILQTGIRQTFGSTGNEKQYLNTVIPYEKKGSPPSVDDLQMLTKTVYHPGAMVWRGTSPFTTGPSSMTLFAIISHGSTTINIIVFASTMTIASC
- the fez1 gene encoding fasciculation and elongation protein zeta-1 isoform X6, which codes for MEAPLVCLDEEFEDLRPCRTDEFDHPALNHSSYTSTTVPLASITREDFSELENFSEMMSFKSMEDLVNEFDEKLNVCFHNYNTKTEGLAPIRNQSQNQEDEEQLQDEDVWDALTDNYRASWDGPDSEGFNGNLSDKEIHEKEEEEMNEKNDNANCLNEEPLITADQVIEEIAEMMENSPDPGETEEEDEEESSHCSSRTHPSLLEEIRELSQASNNNCSYEGLSLMPSSALAELLHHVEAAIREYSEELVSQLARREELEFEKEVKNTFISALIEVQNRQKELRDSSKRRRRDKALSLQGGMGVVSVTTGTTGTTGHVEKTGSMPVKRFSMEGLSNILQTGIRQTFGSTGNEKQYLNTVIPYEKKGSPPSVDDLQMLTKILCPT
- the fez1 gene encoding fasciculation and elongation protein zeta-1 isoform X4: MEAPLVCLDEEFEDLRPCRTDEFDHPALNHSSYTSTTVPLASITREDFSELENFSEMMSFKSMEDLVNEFDEKLNVCFHNYNTKTEGLAPIRNQSQNQEDEEQLQDEDVWDALTDNYRASWDGPDSEGFNGNLSDKEIHEKEEEEMNEKNDNANCLNEEPLITADQVIEEIAEMMENSPDPGETEEEDEEESSHCSSRTHPSLLEEIRELSQASNNNCSYEGLSLMPSSALAELLHHVEAAIREYSEELVSQLARREELEFEKEVKNTFISALIEVQNRQKELRDSSKRRRRDKALSLQGGMGVVSVTTGTTGTTGHVEKTGSMPVKRFSMEGLSNILQTGIRQTFGSTGNEKQYLNTVIPYEKKGSPPSVDDLQMLTKILFAMKEDSEKVPTLLTDYILKVLCPT
- the fez1 gene encoding fasciculation and elongation protein zeta-1 isoform X5, with the protein product MEAPLVCLDEEFEDLRPCRTDEFDHPALNHSSYTSTTVPLASITREDFSELENFSEMMSFKSMEDLVNEFDEKLNVCFHNYNTKTEGLAPIRNQSQNQEDEEQLQDEDVWDALTDNYRASWDGPDSEGFNGNLSDKEIHEKEEEEMNEKNDNANCLNEEPLITADQVIEEIAEMMENSPDPGETEEEDEEESSHCSSRTHPSLLEEIRELSQASNNNCSYEGLSLMPSSALAELLHHVEAAIREYSEELVSQLARREELEFEKEVKNTFISALIEVQNRQKELRDSSKRRRRDKALSLQGGMGVVSVTTGTTGTTGHVEKTGSMPVKRFSMEGLSNILQTGIRQTFGSTGNEKQYLNTVIPYEKKGSPPSVDDLQMLTKILFAMKEDSEKVPTLLTDYILKAH
- the fez1 gene encoding fasciculation and elongation protein zeta-1 isoform X3 — encoded protein: MEAPLVCLDEEFEDLRPCRTDEFDHPALNHSSYTSTTVPLASITREDFSELENFSEMMSFKSMEDLVNEFDEKLNVCFHNYNTKTEGLAPIRNQSQNQEDEEQLQDEDVWDALTDNYRASWDGPDSEGFNGNLSDKEIHEKEEEEMNEKNDNANCLNEEPLITADQVIEEIAEMMENSPDPGETEEEDEEESSHCSSRTHPSLLEEIRELSQASNNNCSYEGLSLMPSSALAELLHHVEAAIREYSEELVSQLARREELEFEKEVKNTFISALIEVQNRQKELRDSSKRRRRDKALSLQGGMGVVSVTTGTTGTTGHVEKTGSMPVKRFSMEGLSNILQTGIRQTFGSTGNEKQYLNTVIPYEKKGSPPSVDDLQMLTKILFAMKEDSEKVPTLLTDYILKVLHPCSLPC